A region of Dioscorea cayenensis subsp. rotundata cultivar TDr96_F1 chromosome 5, TDr96_F1_v2_PseudoChromosome.rev07_lg8_w22 25.fasta, whole genome shotgun sequence DNA encodes the following proteins:
- the LOC120260150 gene encoding probable leucine-rich repeat receptor-like protein kinase At1g68400, whose protein sequence is MIQRFSYLSLSLSLSLSLSILLTKIQTKEWRRRRSSPSPHIVSKPLTLTLILILHFPHFSSSSSLDSDLVALLAFKTLADSSNNLLSWNTSSSPTPCFAWRGVSCVQGRVSRLVLEDLTLSGESLASLANLSELRVLSLKDNLLSGFIPDFSSLIALKLLFLSNNSLSGPIPPSLGSLSRLYRLDLSSNDLAGSIPLALNRLPRLLTLRLDSNRLTGPISGLVLPSLQDLNLSSNALTGAVPQSLASFSAAVFAGNPGLCGPPLASSCRTAVSAAAPVPPAAAIISSSPGSKPEGIPSPMDEHHRRAGISRAAVIAIVAGDFAALLVVSGLLFLYFWRKFTSKTRSHLQEGEKIVYSSSPYCSAGGATAGGFERGRMVFFEEGKRFELEDLLRASAEMLGKGGYGTAYKAVLDDGSVVAVKRLRDAPSTIGKREFEQQMEILGRLRHPNLVFLKAYYYARDEKLLVYDYMPGGNLFSLLHGNRGPGRMPVEWGVRMRVALGAARGLAHIHGASRSPRLAHGNVKSTNILIDKTGAARLADFGLALLGPAATARSGGYRPPEVPADGRRPWSSQRGDVYSFGVVLLELLTGRTASDAGDLPRWVQSVVREEWTAEVFDLELMRCRGIEEEMVAMLQVALGCTATSPDQRPKISQVVRMIEEIRCGGDPNASVSPTIESDSVSDSVSEDAPAL, encoded by the exons gaatggagaagaagaagaagctcacCATCTCCCCACATTGTTTCCAaacccctaaccctaaccctaattcttaTCCTCCACTTCCCACAtttctcatcttcttcctctctggACTCTGACCTTGTCGCCCTCCTggccttcaaaaccctagcagactCTTCCAACAACCTTCTCAGCTGGAACACCTCCTCCTCGCCCACCCCGTGCTTCGCCTGGCGCGGAGTCTCCTGCGTCCAGGGCCGCGTCTCGCGCCTTGTCCTCGAGGACCTCACCCTTTCCGGTGAGTCCCTGGCTTCCCTCGCCAACCTCTCCGAGCTCCGTGTCCTCAGCTTGAAGGACAACCTCCTCTCTGGCTTCATCCCTGACTTTTCCTCTCTCATCGCTCTCAAGCTCCTCTTCCTTTCCAACAACTCGCTCTCCGGCCCCATCCCTCCTTCTCTCGGCTCTCTCTCTCGCCTCTACCGCCTTGATCTTTCTTCCAATGATCTCGCCGGCTCCATTCCCCTGGCTTTGAACCGGTTACCTCGGCTGCTGACTCTCCGGCTCGACTCTAACCGTCTCACCGGCCCAATCTCCGGTCTTGTACTTCCGAGTTTGCAGGATCTCAACCTTTCTTCTAATGCACTCACTGGAGCGGTCCCGCAGTCGCTGGCGTCCTTCTCCGCCGCTGTCTTTGCTGGGAACCCGGGACTCTGTGGCCCCCCGCTGGCTTCGTCGTGCCGTACCGCTGTCTCCGCCGCTGCTCCTGTTCCCCCCGCCGCCGCTATCATTTCATCATCTCCCGGCTCGAAGCCTGAAGGGATTCCATCACCCATGGATGAGCATCATCGCCGAGCAGGGATAAGCAGAGCGGCGGTCATTGCCATCGTCGCCGGTGACTTCGCCGCTCTTCTCGTAGTCTCAGGCCTTCTCTTCCTCTACTTCTGGCGCAAGTTCACTTCCAAAACTCGTTCTCATCTCCAAGAGGGCGAGAAAATCGTGTACTCTTCGAGCCCATACTGCAGCGCCGGCGGCGCCACTGCCGGAGGGTTTGAGCGGGGCCGGATGGTGTTCTTCGAAGAAGGAAAAAGATTCGAGCTGGAAGACCTCCTCCGTGCGTCAGCAGAGATGCTCGGCAAGGGCGGGTACGGCACAGCCTACAAAGCCGTCCTCGACGATGGCAGCGTCGTCGCCGTGAAACGCCTCCGCGACGCCCCATCCACCATTGGCAAACGCGAGTTCGAGCAGCAGATGGAGATCCTCGGCCGTCTACGCCACCCGAATCTCGTTTTCCTCAAGGCTTACTACTACGCTCGCGACGAGAAACTCCTCGTCTACGACTACATGCCCGGCGGCAACCTCTTCTCTCTTCTCCACG GCAATCGAGGGCCGGGACGGATGCCGGTGGAGTGGGGAGTGCGAATGCGAGTGGCGCTGGGGGCTGCGCGTGGCCTGGCTCACATTCACGGCGCGAGCCGGTCGCCGAGGCTGGCGCACGGTAACGTAAAGTCCACCAACATCCTGATCGACAAGACTGGTGCGGCACGGCTCGCTGACTTCGGCCTCGCATTGCTCGGCCCGGCAGCAACGGCACGGTCCGGGGGCTACCGTCCTCCGGAGGTACCAGCTGACGGACGGCGGCCATGGTCGTCGCAACGGGGAGACGTCTACTCCTTCGGGGTAGTGCTGCTGGAACTCCTCACAGGGCGAACGGCATCGGACGCCGGGGATCTCCCTCGGTGGGTGCAGTCGGTGGTGCGGGAGGAGTGGACGGCGGAGGTGTTCGACTTGGAGCTCATGAGGTGCAGGGGAATCGAAGAAGAGATGGTTGCGATGCTCCAGGTGGCACTCGGATGCACCGCGACGTCGCCGGATCAACGGCCCAAAATCAGCCAGGTAGTGAGGATGATCGAAGAGATCCGTTGCGGCGGTGATCCGAATGCGTCGGTCTCGCCAACGATTGAGTCCGACTCGGTCTCTGATTCGGTGTCCGAGGACGCTCCCGCTCTGTGA